From one Bos taurus isolate L1 Dominette 01449 registration number 42190680 breed Hereford chromosome 24, ARS-UCD2.0, whole genome shotgun sequence genomic stretch:
- the LOC112444193 gene encoding uncharacterized protein, whose amino-acid sequence MAEAHCAFSRRLGCRQRSRDDTTSSPDALSSDPFKSWQQRQDHISTRKAAVARSIRVAKEICSFMEESGIVASQLKPCNPGASLVTSIVTERTQNAQHREDTSVLPHSHLPLSRCLAFWTSGPWAPVWALPQGRGQPVGGQLLAARPRSPAHTGVAAGAQAAQSMPRRHGWRLRVGGSKEPPFWSFYERHLQGAPGPCAKEAGRAQGGLGRWGPDGFSPGSRLLTHEGSSGPRWPWKQTQGVWRTRPGSAEPAGTCA is encoded by the exons ATGGCGGAGGCACACTGTGCGTTCTCCCGGCGTCTCGGCTGCAGGCAGAG ATCAAGGGATGACACGACCTCCTCGCCAGATGCTCTCAGTTCGGATCCCTTCAAGAGCTGGCAGCAAAGGCAG GATCACATCTCTACCAGGAAGGCTGCTGTGGCTAGAAGCATCAGAGTGGCTAAGGAAATCTGCAGttttatggaagaaagtgggATTGTAGCTTCTCAGCTTAAGCCCTGTAATCCCGGAGCAAGCCTCGTCACCAGCATCGTCACGGAGAGGACACAGAACGCGCAGCATAGGGAGGACACCTCTGTCCTCCCGCACAGCCACCTGCCCCTCTCCAGGTGCCTGGCATTCTGGACTTCAGGCCCGTGGGCGCCAGTGTGGGCGCTGCCTCAGGGCAGGGGGCAGCCTGTCGGTGGGCAGCTGCTGGCAGCACGCCCACGGTCACCAGCCCACACGGGGGTGGCAGCAGGTGCCCAGGCAGCTCAGTCCATGCCCAGGCGCCACGGGTGGAGGCTGAGGGTGGGGGGCTCTAAAGAGCCACCTTTCTGGTCCTTTTATGAGCGGCACCTGCAGGGCGCACCCGGGCCCTGCGCTAAGGAAGCTGGCCGAGCTCAGGGAGGGCTGGGGCGGTGGGGGCCCGACGGCTTCTCCCCTGGCTCCCGGCTGCTCACCCACGAGGGCAGCAGTGGCCCGAGGTGGCCCTGGAAGCAGACACAGGGCGTGTGGCGGACTCGTCCGGGGTCGGCTGAGCCTGCCGGCACCTGTGCGTGA